From a region of the Thermus caldilimi genome:
- the murI gene encoding glutamate racemase produces the protein MKDPRQPIGVFDSGVGGLTVLSALRRALPQEDFLYFGDTARVPYGSKPLSMVRRFAWEIAGFLLRQGVKALVVACNTASSAALPDLAEDLSVPVFGVLEPVAKAAQGYGKVGLIGTQATVESRAYERYVEVSWARACPLFVPLVEEGLWDDPVALLVARHYLEEAPQDLEALILGCTHYPFLKGTLAKVLPGVRLIDSAEATAEAVAKALKEEGLLNPEGQSRVVHFVTGDPESYRNLAEHLGVRVEELKQVSLEEL, from the coding sequence GTGAAGGACCCTAGGCAGCCCATCGGCGTCTTTGACTCGGGGGTAGGGGGGCTTACGGTGCTTTCCGCTTTGCGCCGGGCCCTGCCCCAGGAGGATTTCCTCTATTTCGGCGACACCGCCCGGGTACCCTACGGCAGCAAGCCCCTTTCCATGGTGCGGCGCTTTGCCTGGGAAATCGCCGGTTTTTTGCTCCGGCAAGGGGTCAAGGCCCTGGTGGTGGCCTGCAACACCGCAAGCTCCGCGGCCCTTCCCGATCTGGCCGAGGATCTTTCGGTGCCCGTCTTCGGGGTGCTGGAACCCGTGGCCAAGGCCGCCCAAGGGTACGGCAAGGTGGGCCTCATTGGCACCCAGGCCACGGTGGAAAGCCGGGCCTACGAGCGCTACGTGGAGGTTTCCTGGGCCAGGGCCTGTCCCCTCTTCGTGCCCTTGGTGGAGGAAGGGCTTTGGGATGACCCCGTGGCCCTCTTGGTGGCCCGGCACTACCTCGAGGAGGCCCCCCAGGACCTCGAGGCCCTGATCCTGGGCTGCACCCACTACCCCTTCCTGAAGGGCACCCTGGCCAAGGTTCTACCCGGAGTGAGGCTCATCGATTCCGCCGAGGCCACGGCGGAAGCGGTGGCCAAAGCCCTCAAGGAAGAGGGGCTTTTAAACCCCGAGGGCCAAAGCCGGGTGGTGCACTTCGTCACGGGGGACCCGGAAAGCTACCGAAACCTGGCGGAGCACCTGGGGGTAAGGGTGGAGGAGCTAAAACAGGTCAGCCTGGAGGAGCTTTGA
- a CDS encoding ABC transporter permease subunit, translating to MKHPPGLKGFLLALSLLLGLLILSTGVGILGYLALEAYLAPPGWTILVLALLVLVPGAILVGHLFPWLTDWYYFLPALSFLLVFTLYPIALTVYLAFTDYSGARSGFPDRSTETRVVRQEGARLLLEEPVQEAFRCNLCQGEPVEVYAEGHRARARILEAEGNTLVLDRTPPFQAAFVAKVNAFRFVGLRNFSFILSQASKALFPVFAWNVVFALSTVLLNALLGLILGLVLNNKALKLRNFYRTVLIVSWALPGVITVQVFVALLNYNFGAINRLLGVLGIYPIPWLNDPDWAKVAILLVNLWLGFPYMMTATLGALSTIPDELYEAAKVDGATPWQALWGITLPLLEKPMVPILLSSFAFNFNNFYIIYLLTGGGPAQEGRLATAQATDILISWAYKTAFSAEGQSAYGLGAAISLLIFAITVAISLVNFRITGALREVR from the coding sequence ATGAAACACCCTCCTGGCCTTAAGGGTTTTCTCCTGGCCCTATCCTTGCTTTTGGGCCTCCTGATCCTGTCCACAGGGGTGGGCATCCTGGGGTATCTGGCCCTCGAGGCCTACCTGGCCCCTCCAGGCTGGACCATCCTGGTCCTGGCCCTTCTGGTGCTGGTGCCGGGGGCCATCCTGGTGGGACACCTCTTTCCTTGGCTCACCGACTGGTACTATTTCCTCCCCGCTCTTTCCTTTCTTTTGGTCTTCACCCTCTACCCCATCGCCCTCACGGTTTACCTGGCCTTCACCGACTACTCGGGGGCCCGAAGCGGCTTCCCCGACCGCTCCACGGAAACCCGGGTGGTGCGGCAAGAAGGTGCTCGCCTTCTCCTGGAGGAGCCCGTCCAGGAAGCGTTCCGCTGCAATCTCTGCCAGGGAGAACCGGTGGAGGTCTATGCGGAGGGCCACCGCGCCCGGGCCAGGATCCTCGAGGCTGAGGGAAACACCTTGGTCCTAGACCGCACCCCGCCCTTTCAGGCCGCCTTTGTGGCCAAGGTGAATGCCTTCCGCTTCGTGGGCCTTAGAAACTTCAGCTTCATCCTCTCCCAGGCCAGCAAGGCCCTTTTCCCCGTCTTCGCCTGGAACGTGGTCTTCGCCTTAAGCACCGTGCTCCTGAACGCCCTCTTGGGCCTTATATTGGGCCTTGTCCTCAACAACAAAGCCTTAAAGCTAAGAAACTTCTACCGCACGGTACTCATCGTCTCCTGGGCCTTGCCGGGGGTGATCACGGTACAGGTTTTCGTGGCCCTCCTTAACTACAACTTCGGGGCCATCAACCGCCTCCTAGGGGTCTTGGGCATCTACCCCATCCCCTGGCTCAACGACCCCGATTGGGCCAAGGTGGCCATCCTCCTGGTGAACCTCTGGCTTGGCTTCCCCTACATGATGACCGCCACCTTGGGGGCTCTTTCCACCATCCCCGACGAGCTCTACGAGGCCGCCAAGGTGGATGGGGCCACTCCCTGGCAGGCCCTATGGGGCATCACCCTGCCCCTTCTGGAAAAGCCCATGGTGCCCATCCTCCTCTCCTCCTTCGCCTTCAACTTCAACAACTTCTACATCATCTACCTCCTTACCGGCGGAGGCCCGGCCCAGGAAGGCCGCTTGGCCACGGCCCAGGCCACGGACATCCTCATCTCCTGGGCTTACAAGACCGCCTTCAGCGCCGAGGGGCAATCCGCCTACGGCCTGGGGGCGGCCATCAGCCTCCTCATCTTTGCCATCACCGTGGCCATCAGCCTGGTGAACTTCCGCATCACCGGGGCCCTAAGGGAGGTGAGGTAG
- a CDS encoding sugar ABC transporter substrate-binding protein, with translation MKRALAVLALGLSLALAQGKITVWTHFGGPELEWLKAQAQAYEKTSGTKVEVVEVPFGDIKQKFILGAPQGQAADLVVSIPHDWLGEMAQAGVLEPMGKYVTPNYLSDLQSVAVEAFTFGGKLMGLPAFAESVALIYNKKYVKEPPKTWEEFLSLAQKLTTGSTFGFLYNIGDPYFNFGFFRAYGADNVFAKDAKGNLDPSKLLIGGEVGEKALGFIKDLRFRYNLVPEGVDYGVADGAFKDGALAMIINGPWALGDYKKAKIDFGIAPFPTPPGAKNPWGPFLGVQGVVVNAYSKNKTAAVNFAKTLVTGKNLVSFNQAGGRIPVSKSAAKTLEKDPVVAGFSKVFALGTPMPNIPEMGKVWGPWANAINLAIQRPDSNVKKIVEDMVAEIRKGIGR, from the coding sequence ATGAAACGAGCACTGGCGGTACTGGCCCTCGGGCTTTCCCTGGCCCTTGCCCAGGGGAAGATCACGGTGTGGACCCACTTTGGCGGTCCCGAGCTGGAGTGGCTCAAGGCCCAAGCCCAGGCCTACGAGAAGACCTCCGGCACCAAGGTGGAGGTGGTGGAGGTTCCCTTTGGGGACATCAAGCAGAAGTTCATCCTGGGGGCACCCCAGGGGCAAGCGGCGGACCTGGTGGTCTCCATCCCCCACGACTGGCTGGGGGAGATGGCCCAGGCAGGGGTGCTGGAGCCCATGGGCAAGTACGTGACGCCAAACTATCTATCCGATCTGCAAAGCGTGGCGGTGGAGGCCTTCACCTTCGGGGGTAAGCTCATGGGCCTTCCCGCCTTCGCCGAGAGCGTGGCCCTCATCTACAACAAGAAGTACGTGAAGGAGCCCCCCAAGACCTGGGAGGAGTTCCTGTCCCTGGCCCAGAAGCTCACCACCGGTTCCACCTTCGGCTTCCTGTACAACATCGGCGACCCCTACTTCAACTTCGGCTTCTTCCGGGCCTATGGAGCGGACAACGTCTTCGCCAAGGACGCCAAGGGCAACCTGGACCCCTCCAAGCTCCTGATAGGCGGGGAAGTGGGGGAAAAGGCTTTAGGGTTCATCAAGGATCTCCGCTTCCGCTACAACCTGGTGCCCGAAGGGGTGGACTACGGCGTGGCGGACGGAGCCTTCAAGGACGGGGCTTTGGCCATGATCATCAACGGCCCCTGGGCCCTGGGCGACTACAAGAAGGCCAAGATCGACTTCGGCATCGCCCCCTTCCCCACCCCGCCCGGGGCCAAGAACCCCTGGGGTCCCTTCCTGGGGGTGCAGGGGGTGGTGGTGAACGCCTACTCCAAGAACAAGACCGCCGCGGTCAACTTCGCCAAGACCCTGGTCACCGGCAAGAACCTGGTTTCCTTTAACCAAGCGGGTGGCCGCATCCCCGTGTCCAAGAGCGCCGCCAAGACCCTGGAGAAGGATCCCGTGGTGGCGGGCTTTTCCAAGGTCTTCGCCCTGGGCACCCCCATGCCCAACATCCCCGAGATGGGCAAGGTATGGGGTCCCTGGGCCAACGCCATCAACCTGGCCATCCAGCGGCCCGACTCCAACGTGAAGAAGATCGTGGAGGACATGGTGGCCGAGATCAGGAAGGGCATCGGCAGGTAA
- a CDS encoding LOG family protein gives MAKKPLIDQLHHEDAWRLFRILAEFVEGFETLSEIEVPLVSVFGSARFGEGHPAYALGYRLGRALAEAGFGVVTGGGGGVMEAVNRGAFEAGGVSVGLNIELPHEQKPNPYQTHTLTLRYFFVRKVLFVRYAHAFVFLPGGFGTLDELSEVLVLIQTEKVHPFPVFALDRGYWQGLLSWMESLKEQGAIDAKDLALLTPLDSPEEVVQALKGVS, from the coding sequence ATGGCCAAGAAGCCCCTGATCGACCAGCTTCACCACGAGGATGCCTGGCGGCTTTTCCGCATCCTGGCGGAGTTCGTGGAAGGGTTCGAAACCCTTTCGGAAATAGAGGTCCCCCTGGTTTCCGTTTTCGGCTCGGCCCGCTTCGGAGAGGGCCACCCCGCCTACGCCCTGGGCTACCGGCTGGGAAGGGCATTAGCGGAAGCAGGCTTCGGGGTGGTGACGGGCGGCGGGGGCGGGGTCATGGAGGCCGTGAACCGAGGAGCCTTTGAGGCAGGTGGGGTGAGCGTGGGCCTGAACATCGAGCTTCCCCACGAGCAGAAGCCCAATCCCTATCAGACCCATACCCTCACCCTGCGCTATTTCTTCGTGCGCAAGGTGCTTTTCGTGCGCTACGCCCACGCCTTCGTCTTCCTGCCCGGCGGGTTCGGCACCCTGGACGAGCTCTCCGAGGTCCTGGTCCTCATCCAAACGGAGAAGGTCCACCCTTTCCCCGTCTTCGCCTTGGACCGGGGATACTGGCAAGGGCTTCTGAGCTGGATGGAATCCCTGAAAGAACAAGGGGCCATCGATGCCAAAGACCTGGCCCTCCTTACCCCACTGGATTCCCCGGAGGAAGTGGTCCAGGCCCTTAAGGGAGTATCCTAG
- a CDS encoding XTP/dITP diphosphatase, whose amino-acid sequence MRLVLATSNPGKVRELREGLAPLGWTLLSLADFPLRMPKEEGSTFLENALLKAAYVAKATGLPALADDSGLEVPALGGEPGVYSARYGGRETDRERNVYLLERMRHLKGEERKARFVAVLVLAYPDGHVETYEGQVEGYILEAPRGEGGFGYDPLFYVPEAGKTFAEMTLEEKAHYSHRGQAIKALLKAYEQGPPPREISQLE is encoded by the coding sequence ATGCGCCTGGTCTTGGCCACCAGCAATCCCGGGAAGGTGCGGGAGCTTAGGGAGGGCCTGGCTCCTCTGGGCTGGACCCTTCTTTCCCTGGCCGACTTTCCCCTGCGCATGCCCAAGGAGGAGGGTTCCACCTTCCTGGAAAACGCTCTCCTCAAGGCCGCCTACGTGGCCAAGGCCACGGGCCTTCCCGCCCTGGCGGATGACTCGGGCCTCGAGGTGCCGGCCCTAGGGGGGGAGCCCGGGGTCTACTCCGCCCGCTATGGGGGAAGGGAAACCGACCGGGAGCGGAACGTCTACCTTCTGGAGAGGATGCGCCACCTCAAGGGGGAGGAGCGCAAGGCCCGCTTCGTGGCGGTCTTGGTCCTGGCCTACCCCGACGGGCATGTGGAAACCTACGAGGGACAGGTGGAGGGGTACATCCTCGAGGCTCCCCGGGGGGAAGGGGGCTTCGGGTACGACCCCCTCTTCTACGTGCCCGAGGCGGGCAAGACCTTCGCGGAGATGACCCTGGAAGAAAAGGCCCACTACTCCCACCGGGGCCAGGCCATAAAGGCCCTCCTCAAAGCCTACGAGCAGGGTCCCCCTCCCCGGGAGATCTCCCAACTGGAATGA